A genomic stretch from Bos javanicus breed banteng chromosome 3, ARS-OSU_banteng_1.0, whole genome shotgun sequence includes:
- the ANO7 gene encoding LOW QUALITY PROTEIN: anoctamin-7 (The sequence of the model RefSeq protein was modified relative to this genomic sequence to represent the inferred CDS: inserted 8 bases in 7 codons; deleted 4 bases in 3 codons), with the protein KGNRGGAQRSGAREDSSLGWRPPDGPYLSVPAHSVLIWEEDLKQGRPLDATHDKTGTHRAWRTDSFLGSLRAAGLHVDPAGVINPYLLQEAKFLGEARARGPWKLRSHPAFTHSTSGPRASLEWLRSPAALGEAPPSPSVLVCGDVRPPPGGAATCCPKWVRGTPRGQHEWLPPPTAQHPQPSKQMGPWLSARVSASGHDPCAHFCCACVRAAMATPSRSHTARGPSQFGSSQRQVHRSRCYLPRTFETALDEDRVPPGRALLPCGGPKSEAALAGDANRASNRLAGLLQRLGIQQPAEAVPDVPWSHTPAGSARRAPVDVTFKDWQDLPRPWGLGRYGSSGSVRTEAKAHGGSVPENRGQGRPLREILAKASLGHKRKSLFGIDWLPGAGVFSAASPERFWLLGQLPLREAARAPHKARSPGHCRVGGAHHTSCRWTRLNHLITSPDKESTAWSGGPPPRDREPAQIAVTGSPGPPLQLLVPSALATPPQDPQAPGLSQRQVLLRXWARRGRWGKQQPVGRVRRAFGEKVAFHFAWLGFYAGWLLPAAVVGTRMSLVGCIMVSSDTPTKKCWAWQRQRGDRGQGWGEGRRVSGGDSLELCPLCPVCPXWLLSLTCALVQRGGWAGEGGGQSPAHWSGHTPLGSPARHHARLSTLCVTHPGGSSFGAQDGPTDRHVFSTLLGTCLCQCPRAKYSHPQPSAPKCHPLQRQPESPGSSHPESGVGEVLGQHRCLLRTRRSPPPGYNGGQARDGAGGHSSRAGQEGEKGPVPSPGEPRCPVQAGQLPGHGATVFLSLFTALWAVQLLEADERPLAYSRGCWNSGDLERPRPQFSASAPTILNPTTAEDEPYLPERSRLRQVLASSVVVLPRVRIPALCLVPITVYRALTAILVSGPDNSILAAWASRITSLTGSTVHLVFILMLSKIYVARAHVLTRRGECREHWALASEAPLGRVPSSRKPLKRQWAGAGVQPRLIQWTNSSVHELHELQPWSRDGTEPGAHRGDWGRRLLTRHLRRPAPQTRAQPAFRSHNVLILTGTCLAPPLPAERFQKRDAQVESEGAFTRRVSILQFLSFYSPXFYTAFCKSRFGGYPGNCYTLLGVRNEECAAGGCLAELAQDLLVILVDKQVINTIREIPEAKGCWQGFRLCSQKKKAGVSXGGRQEPWEVDYQILPFEGLFDRYLETDFPVLQFGFVTTFGAACPLAPLFVLLSNWVEIHLDARQFIRRVAERALDMGIWFRMLXGIPHLAGISNVSSGRGGGGHPGERAGRGARPRAHSPAARAFLLAFSAPFLPRAHYQWSPASDLRRFAGFTLAPPSALSVASSRPCRYQAFGEDDGHYSRTYWTLXAICSAFVTVFVVPRAAGCWAPLLPQGSTQGQRVVRGVGAAEAAGSAPLLHPRGQTAALCVFASRSLLSSSAHACGALSHLWPHPGTCAKGWGCVATPQHRCSHPARGVLHWRLPDLMETDTPESVAXQVKRENYSAKQTLAES; encoded by the exons AAAGGAAACCGAGGAGGAGCCCAGCGCTCAGGAGCCAGGGAGGATTCCTCCCTGGGCTGGCGTCCCCCAGACGGCCCATACCTGTCGGTTCCAGCACACTCTGTCCTCATTTGGGAGGAGGACCTGAAGCAGGGTCGGCCGCTGGACGCCACCCACGACAAGACCGGCACACACAGGGCCTGGAGG ACAGACAGCTTCCTGGGCAGCCTTCGTGCAGCCGGACTACACGTGGACCCA GCCGGTGTAATCAACCCCTACCTGTTGCAGGAGGCCAAGTTCCTCGGGGAAGCCAGAGCCCGTGGTCCCTGGAAACTCAGGAGCCACCCTGCGTTCACCCACTCCACCTCCG GCCCACGCGCGTCGCTGGAGTGGCTGCGCTCGCCCGCGGCCCTGGGTGAGGCGCCTCCGTCTCCCTCTGTCCTCGTGTGCGGGGACGTCCGACCTCCTCCCGGCGGGGCTGCT ACCTGTTGCCCCAAGTGGGTGCGGGGCACCCCGCGGGGGCAGCACGAGTGGCTTCCGCCACCCACTGCCCAGCACCCTCAGCCCTCAAAGCAGATGGGGCCTTGGCTCTCGGCACGCGTCTCAGCCAGCGGGCATGA CCCGTGTGCGCACTTCTGCTGCGCGTGCGTGCGCGCGGCCATGGCCACACCCTCCCGTTCGCACACAGCCCGT GGACCGTCACAGTTCGGCAGCTCCCAGAGGCAGGTCCACAGGTCCCGCTGCTATTTACCACGTACGTTTGAAACGGCGCTG GACGAGGACCGCGTGCCCCCGGGCCGTGCGCTGCTACCATGCGGAGGACCTAAGTCGGAAGCTGCCCTTGCGG GAGATGCCAACCGGGCCTCCAACCGGCTGGCTGGCCTGCTGCAGCGGCTGGGCATCCAACAGCCTGCTGAGGCCGTGCCCGACGTGCCCTGGAGTCACACTCCTGCCGGTTCA GCCCGCAGGGCCCCAGTGGATGTCACTTTCAAGGACTGGCAGGACTTGCCAAGGCCATGGGGCCTGGGCAGGTATGGGTCCAGTGGGTCAGTGAGGACAGAGGCCAAGGCCCACGGCGGCAGCGTCCCTGAGAACCGCGGGCAGGGCCGGCCG CTGCGCGAGATCCTGGCCAAGGCCTCTCTGGGCCACAAGAGGAAAAGCCTGTTTGGGATCGACTGGCTGCCGGGGGCAGGGGTCTTCAGCGCAGCCTCCCCTGAACGAT TCTGGCTCCTTGGGCAGCTTCCCCTTCGGGAGGCTGCCCGCGCCCCTCACAAAGCCAGGTCACCGGGGCATTGCCGGGTTGGGGGCGCTCACCACACCAGCTGCCGCTGGACAAGACTCAACCACCTTATCACCAGCCCTGACAAAGAGTCCACTGCCTGGTCAGGAG GACCCCCGCCCAGAGACAGGGAGCCTGCTCAGATCGCAGTCACTGGCTCCCCAGGGCCGCCACTCCAG CTCCTCGTCCCCAGCGCCCTGGCGACACCCCCGCAGGACCCGCAGGCCCCGGGCCTCAGCCAGCGGCAGGTTCTGCTCC ACTGGGCCCGCCGGGGCAGGTGGGGCAAGCAGCAGCCCGTGGGCCGCGTGCGCAGGGCTTTTGGCGAGAAGGTGGCCTTCCACTTCGCCTGGCTCG GGTTCTACGCAGGTTGGCTCCTGCCAGCGGCAGTGGTGGGCACGCGGAtgtccctggtgggctgcatcatGGTGTCCTCAGACACACCCACG aagaaatgctgGGCCTGGCAAAGACAGCGGGGAgacagagggcagggctggggtgaaGGCAGGCGCGTGAGTGGTGGAGACAGCTTGGAGCTGTGCCCCCTCTGCCCGGTCTGCC TCTGGCTGCTCTCCCTCACCTGCGCCCTGGTCCAGAGAGGAGGGTGGGCAGGCGAGGGTGGAGGGCAGTCCCCTGCTCACTGGTCCGGCCACACCCCTCTGGGGAGCCCCGCTCGGCACCATGCAAGGTTGAGCACCCTGTGCGTTACTCACCCAGGAGGCAGC AGCTTCGGGGCCCAGGACGGACCCACAGACAGACACGTCTTCAGCACCCTGCTGGGAACCTGTCTGTGCCAGTGTCCTAG AGCAAAATACAGTCACCCCCAACCCAGTGCCCCAAAGTGTCACCCACTGCAGCGTCAACCCGAGTCCCCAGGCTCATCTCATCCTgagtcgggggtgggggaggttctGGGGCAACACCGCTGCCTCCTGCGCACCAGACGGTCACCGCCTCCAGGGTACAACGGTGGGCAGGCGAGGGACGGGGCTGGGGGGCATTCCTCGAGGGCGGGGCAGGAGGGAGAAAAGGGCCCAGTCCCAAGCCCGGGGGAGCCCCGCTGCCCCGTCCAGGCCGGCCAGCTCCCTGGCCACGGAGCCACGGTCTTCTTGAGTCTGTTCACGGCGCTGTGGGCCGTGCAGCTCCTGGAAGCGGATGAGCGCCCGCTGGCCTACAGCCGAGGCTGCTGGAACTCCGGGGACCTCGAG CGGCCGCGGCCCCAGTTTTCCGCCTCAGCTCCCACAATACTGAATCCCACCACCGCTGAGGACGAGCCCTACTTG CCTGAGAGGAGCCGCCTGCGCCAGGTGCTGGCCAGCTCCGTGGTGGTCCTGCCAAGGGTGAGGATCCC TGCTCTGTGCCTGGTGCCCATCACTGTGTACCGGGCCCTCACGGCCATCCTGGTGTCCGGGCCAGACAACAGCATCCTCGCAGCCTGG GCTTCGCGCATCACCAGCCTCACGGGGTCCACGGTGCACCTCGTCTTCATCCTCATGCTCTCCAAGATCTACGTGGCCCGGGCGCACGTCCTGACGAGACGGGGTGAGTGCCGAGAGCACTGGGCGCTGGCCAGTGAGGCACCGCTGGGACGTGTCCCGTCCTCCCGCAAGCCCCTTAAACGGCAGTGGGcgggtgccggggtccagccccggctgatccagtg GACAAATTCATCCGTCCACGAGCTGCACGAATTGCAGCCCTGGTCTCGGGACGGGACAGAGCCCGGCGCACACCGGGGAGACTGGGGCAGA CGCCTCCTTACCAGGCACCTCCGGCGCCCAGCGCCCCAGACCCGTGCCCAGCCCGCTTTCCGGAGCCACAACGTATTAATTCTTACCGGCACTTGCCTGGCTCCTCCTCTACCCGCGGAGCGCTTCCAGAAG AGGGACGCCCAGGTCGAGTCCGAGGGCGCTTTCACCCGCAGGGTGTCCATCTTACAGTTCCTCAGTTTCTACTCGCC CTTCTACACCGCTTTCTGCAAGAGCCG GTTCGGCGGCTACCCCGGCAACTGCTACACCTTGCTCGGGGTCCGCAACGAGGAG TGTGCAGCTGGGGGCTGCCTCGCCGAGCTGGCCCAGGATCTCCTGGTCATCCTGGTGGACAAACAGGTCATCAACACCATCCGTGAGATTCCT GAAGCCAAAGGCTGCTGGCAAGGGTTCCGGCTCTGCTCCCAGAAGAAGAAGGCAGGGGTTT CTGGAGGCCGGCAGGAGCCCTGGGAGGTGGACTACCAGATTTTGCCCTTCGAGGGCCTATTTGACAGGTACCTCgagacggacttccctg TCCTGCAGTTCGGCTTCGTTACCACCTTCGGGGCCGCCTGCCCGCTCGCGCCGCTCTTCGTGCTGCTCAGCAATTGGGTGGAGATCCACCTGGACGCGCGCCAGTTCATCCGCCGGGTGGCCGAGCGCGCGCTGGACATGGGCATCTGGTTCCGCATGC GAGGCATCCCGCACCTGGCGGGCATCAGCAACGTGAGCTCGGGGCGCGGCGGGGGCGGTCACCCGGGAGAGCGGGCCGGCCGGGGCGCGCGGCCGCGCGCTCACTCGCCGGCGGCCCGGGCGTTCCTGCTGGCCTTCTCGGCCCCCTTCCTGCCGCGCGCCCACTACCAGTGGAGCCCGGCCAGCGACCTGCGCCGCTTCGCCGGCTTCACGCTGGCGCCACCCAGC GCCTTGAGCGTTGCAAGCAGCCGCCCTTGCCG GTACCAGGCCTTCGGGGAGGATGATGGACATTATTCCCGGACCTACTGGACTC GGGCCATCTGTTCGGCCTTCGTCACGGTGTTCGTGGTGCCGAGGGCCGCAGGATGCTGGGCCCCGCTGCTACCCCAGGGCTCCACCCAAGGTCAGCGCGTGGTCCGCGGggtgggcgcggcggaggccgCGGGGTCGGCGCCCCTGCTGCACCCCCGCGGGCAGACAGCGGCCCTCTGCGTCTTCGCCTCCCG AAGCTTGCTGTCCAGCTCAGCCCACGCCTGCGGAGCCCTTTCCCACCTCTGGCCCCACCCTGGGACTTGTGCCAAGGGGTGGGGGTGCGTGGCCACCCCACAACACCGCTGCTCCCACCCAGCACGTGGTGTTCTGCACTGGCGGCTCCCCGATCTCATGGAAACCGACACCCCTGAATCTGTGG AGCAGGTGAAGCGGGAGAACTACAGTGCCAAGCAGACGCTGGCTGAGAGCTAG